The following coding sequences are from one Macaca nemestrina isolate mMacNem1 chromosome 1, mMacNem.hap1, whole genome shotgun sequence window:
- the LOC105494693 gene encoding transmembrane protein 35B isoform X3, producing MELLLSVLRVLLGGFFALVGLAKLSEEISAPVSERMNALFVQFAEVFPLKVFGYQPDPLNYQIAVGFLELLAGLLLATGPPMLQEISNLFLILLMMEGQLLPLLLFKRLLISWSCFLQEARDECS from the exons ATGGAGCTTCTGCTGTCGGTGCTGCGTGTACTGCTGGGCGGCTTCTTCGCGCTCGTGGGGTTGGCCAAGCTCTCGGAGGAGATCTCGGCTCCAGTTTCGGAGCGGATG AACGCCCTGTTCGTGCAGTTTGCTGAGGTGTTCCCGCTGAAGGTATTTGGCTACCAGCCAGATCCCCTGAACTACCAAATAGCTGTGGGCTTTCTGGAACTGCTGGCTGGGCTGCTGCTGGCCACGGGCCCACCGATGCTGCAAGAGATCAGTAACTTGTTCTTGATTCTGCTCATGATGG AGGGGCAACTGTTGCCACTGCTATTGTTCAAGAGGCTTCTAATTTCCTGGTCCTGCTTTCTCCAGGAGGCTAGAGATGAATGCAGTTAG
- the LOC105494693 gene encoding transmembrane protein 35B isoform X2, which translates to MSSLRAVFPLFAVCFSFRENALFVQFAEVFPLKVFGYQPDPLNYQIAVGFLELLAGLLLATGPPMLQEISNLFLILLMMGAIFTLAALKESLSTCIPAIVCLGFLLLLNVGQLLAQTKKVVRPTRKKTLSTFKESWK; encoded by the exons ATGAGCTCACTGCGCGCTGTCTTCCCCCTTTTCGCCGTTTGCTTCAGTTTTCGGGAG AACGCCCTGTTCGTGCAGTTTGCTGAGGTGTTCCCGCTGAAGGTATTTGGCTACCAGCCAGATCCCCTGAACTACCAAATAGCTGTGGGCTTTCTGGAACTGCTGGCTGGGCTGCTGCTGGCCACGGGCCCACCGATGCTGCAAGAGATCAGTAACTTGTTCTTGATTCTGCTCATGATGG GGGCTATCTTCACCTTGGCAGCTCTAAAAGAGTCACTAAGCACCTGTATCCCGGCCATCGTCTGCCTGGGGTTCCTGCTGCTGCTGAATGTCGGCCAGCTCTTAGCCCAGACTAAGAAGGTGGTCAGACCCACTAGGAAGAAGACTCTAAGTACATTCAAGGAATCCTGGAAGTAG
- the LOC105494693 gene encoding transmembrane protein 35B isoform X1, producing MELLLSVLRVLLGGFFALVGLAKLSEEISAPVSERMNALFVQFAEVFPLKVFGYQPDPLNYQIAVGFLELLAGLLLATGPPMLQEISNLFLILLMMGAIFTLAALKESLSTCIPAIVCLGFLLLLNVGQLLAQTKKVVRPTRKKTLSTFKESWK from the exons ATGGAGCTTCTGCTGTCGGTGCTGCGTGTACTGCTGGGCGGCTTCTTCGCGCTCGTGGGGTTGGCCAAGCTCTCGGAGGAGATCTCGGCTCCAGTTTCGGAGCGGATG AACGCCCTGTTCGTGCAGTTTGCTGAGGTGTTCCCGCTGAAGGTATTTGGCTACCAGCCAGATCCCCTGAACTACCAAATAGCTGTGGGCTTTCTGGAACTGCTGGCTGGGCTGCTGCTGGCCACGGGCCCACCGATGCTGCAAGAGATCAGTAACTTGTTCTTGATTCTGCTCATGATGG GGGCTATCTTCACCTTGGCAGCTCTAAAAGAGTCACTAAGCACCTGTATCCCGGCCATCGTCTGCCTGGGGTTCCTGCTGCTGCTGAATGTCGGCCAGCTCTTAGCCCAGACTAAGAAGGTGGTCAGACCCACTAGGAAGAAGACTCTAAGTACATTCAAGGAATCCTGGAAGTAG